A region of the Alphaproteobacteria bacterium genome:
GGATCATCCGTGGCATATTCAACAAATTCAAACCCATCCGTTTGCATGGGATTAATGCTAGTATCAGTCATTGTTCTCTCCTCGCGTTAACCGCTACCACCTGGCATTCGAGGGAATGTGGTCGCTACACTGCGTTGGCAACCACGCCCACATAAGGCAGTTCACGGTAATAATTGGCATGATCCAAGCCATAACCCACAACAAATTTGTCGGGTATAGTAAAGCCAATAAAGTCAGCTTCCATATCCACGGCCAGTTTACCGGGTTTTTCCAACAAAACAGCAACTTTCACACTTTTTGCGCCTAGTCGCTTTAGTTCTTTTTTTGCAAATTGCAACGTACGTCCGGATTCTAAAATATCATCCACCACTAATACGTCTTTATCAGTAATTTCTTCAGTTAGCGGGCTTTTCATAATCACTTTGCCAGAGCTTTCGGTGCCTTCGCCATAACTTGAAAGCGTCATAAAGTCCATTTGTGCGCGCACTCCGGCTTTGTGCAAAGCGCGTATCAAGTCGGCAGTAAACATGAAGCTGCCTTTAAGCAATGAAATTACCATGACTTCTTTTTCTACGCCGGCGGCAATTTCTTTGGCCAAAGACTCCATGCGATCACGCAGCTGTTCTTCGGTAATTAAAGGGTTTACAACAACTTCAGACATGATTTTTCTTTCGTAAATTTATCGCAATTTTAATTCATATGGGCTGCCATGTTCAATAACCACATGGCGC
Encoded here:
- the hpt gene encoding hypoxanthine phosphoribosyltransferase — encoded protein: MSEVVVNPLITEEQLRDRMESLAKEIAAGVEKEVMVISLLKGSFMFTADLIRALHKAGVRAQMDFMTLSSYGEGTESSGKVIMKSPLTEEITDKDVLVVDDILESGRTLQFAKKELKRLGAKSVKVAVLLEKPGKLAVDMEADFIGFTIPDKFVVGYGLDHANYYRELPYVGVVANAV